The following are from one region of the Trichoderma breve strain T069 chromosome 5, whole genome shotgun sequence genome:
- a CDS encoding hypothetical protein (region in clathrin and VPS domain-containing protein) — protein sequence MAISWKSFDFFDVTQVALPDDETRQLFESNDISSVCTGSDSLFLGSNDGYVSILGKGWKVIRRFQAHEARITHMRQVEGTSLLVTIAEDMSSEPTLKAWALDKLIKRTNMPTCLSTLTVNNGRRQFPISAFAALDDLTQIAVGFANGAVTVIRGDLVHDLGTKQRIVYESEEPVTGVQLTTQESSTTLFISTVSRILQLALSRRGQGSPPKTIEDSGCAAGCMTVDPKTGDIVVARDDAIYTYRLDGRGPPRAYESPKRLVSMHNDYIAVAGPSSVSSSRDPEALRRRFGSATADGLFNAWTFVLLEPDLRVVAHTETLISPVRFIFEVWGDLFTITEEGKTYRYHEKPLQQRLEMLYQRNMFPLAIELAQNSGMNNEQQSLIYRRFGDHLYQKSDYDGAMNQYIRAIDATEPSQVIRKFLDTQRIHNLILYLEKLHHAEKATSDHTTLLLNCYAKLKDIKKLEEFIMAPGDLKFDLDTAITMCRQGGYYQQAAYLAKKHGETELVVDILIEDSKSYDEALDYIWHQDPAIAYPCMQKYARVLIEHCPKDATKLFVDYYTSNYRPRRTVVLPIEVSGTASAPGGSGSGLAAGAASAVQNLTNLLILPSYISPTTGTPGSTRPNETVVQVDEDDLPIPKYDPPPPRTAFSSFIDHPDEFITFLEACLEEEKLRDLHSTDLYTTLFEMYLHKSNEKKGSLHKEEWEAKAKKLIEGDHVPMESSNVLLLSHLSNFQDGTVLVKEQAGLLSDIFRSYTSAKDTRGALKALRKYGPEEPQLYPAALAYLTSDPRVLEEAGPDELAAILTKIDKDGLMAPLQVVQTLVGQNSGGGVATMGMIKPYLRDTITRERKEIAQNRNRISTLRADTEKRRSDLEDLSSKPAVFQATRCSDCGQGLDLPAVHFMCKHSFHQRCLRGGGEDDEIECPKCAGENEVIRKMREGQRERAGRHEIFKADLENSSDRFATISEWFSRGVMDAQGSTQAS from the exons ATGGCCATCTCG TGGAAGTCGTTTGACTTCTTCGACGTCACGCAGGTGGCGCTGCCCGACGACGAAACCCGCCAGCTCTTTGAGAGCAACGACATCTCCAGCGTCTGCACAGGCTCCGACAGCCTGTTTCTCGGCTCCAACGATGGATACGTCAGCATCTTGGGCAAGGGATGGAAGGTCATCAGGCGGTTCCAGGCGCATGAGGCGCGCATCACACACATGCGTCAGGTGGAGGGGACGAGCCTGCTGGTGACGATTGCG GAGGACATGAGCAGCGAGCCGACGCTCAAAGCCTGGGCTTTGGACAAGTTGATTAAGAGGACCAACATGCCGACCTGCCTCAGCACGTTGACGGTTAACAACGGGAGGCGGCAGTTTCCG ATATCAGCTTTCGCTGCGCTCGACGACCTCACACAAATCGCCGTGGGTTTTGCAAACGGCGCGGTAACCGTCATCCGAGGAGATCTTGTCCATGACCTGGGGACCAAGCAGCGAATCGTATACGAGTCGGAGGAACCCGTGACTGGCGTCCAATTGACGACCCAGGAGAGTTCAACaaccctcttcatctctacAGTCTCGAGGATATTGCAGCTAGCATTGTCCAGAAGAGGGCAGGGCTCACCACCGAAAACGATTGAGGACTCTGGATGTGCAGCGGGCTGCATGACGGTTGATCCCAAGACGGGAGATATTGTTGTCGCCAGAGACGATGCCATATACACATATAGGTTGGATGGGCGTGGGCCGCCTCGAGCATACGAGTCCCCCAAACGACTCGTATCTATGCACAACGACTACATTGCTGTCGCGGGTCCGTCATCtgttagcagcagcagagaccCCGAGGCTTTGCGGAGAAGATTCGGTTCGGCGACGGCAGATGGTCTATTTAACGCGTGGACCTTTGTTCTCCTGGAGCCGGATCTGCGAGTGGTTGCCCACACCGAGACGCTCATCTCCCCTGTCCGATTCATCTTTGAAGTATGGGGGGATTTATTCACAATCACTGAGGAAGGAAAA ACTTACCGATACCACGAGAAGCCACTTCAGCAGCGTCTGGAAATGCTCTACCAGCGCAACATGTTCCCCCTCGCAATTGAGCTGGCTCAGAACTCGGGGATGAATAATGAGCAGCAGAGCCTCATCTATCGCCGGTTTGGAGACCATCTTTATCAAAAGTCGGACTATGATGGAGCAATGAACCAGTACATTCGAGCCATTGACGCTACGGAGCCTTCTCAAGTCATCAGAAAG TTTCTGGATACACAAAGGATACACAACCTGATTTTGTACTTGGAAAAACTGCACCACGCCGAAAAGGCTACATCCGACCACACCACTCTCCTGCTCAATTGCTATGCTAAACTTAAAGACATTAAGAAGTTGGAAGAGTTCATCATGGCTCCAGGAGACTTGAAGTTTGATTTGGATACAGCCATTACCATGTGTCGGCAAGGTGGCTACTACCAGCAAGCTGCGTATCTGGCCAAAAAGCACGGCGAGACGGAGCTTGTTGTGGACATCTTGATTGAAGATTCGAAGAGTTACGATGAAGCACTGGATTACATTTGGCATCAGGATCCTGCAATT GCATATCCGTGTATGCAAAAATACGCCAGGGTTCTGATAGAGCATTGTCCCAAGGACGCGACAAAGCTGTTTGTGGATTACTATACCAGCAATTATCGACCACGGCGCACGGTGGTACTGCCTATTGAGGTCTCTgggacagcttcagctccaggcggctcaggctcagggttagctgccggtgctgccAGTGCCGTACAGAACCTGACCAACCTCCTCATCCTACCTTCATACATCAGTCCCACAACCGGAACACCAGGAAGCACAAGGCCAAACGAGACCGTCGTCCAGGTCGACGAAGACGATTTACCGATACCCAAATATGATCCCCCGCCGCCCCGAACGGCattctcatccttcatcgACCATCCTGACGAGTTCATCACATTCCTGGAGGCATGCctggaggaagaaaagcTGAGGGATCTTCACAGTACCGATCTGTATACGACGCTGTTTGAAATGTACCTGCACAAGTCCAACGAGAAAAAGGGCAGTTTACACAAGGAAGAGTGggaagcaaaggcaaagaaacTCATCGAGGGCGATCATGTGCCAATGGAGAGCTCCAACGTGCTCCTGTTGTCACACCTATCGAATTTCCAGGACGGCACCGTTTTGGTCAAGGAGCAAGCTGGGCTGCTGTCTGACATTTTCAGATCTTATACATCGGCAAAGGACACACGCGGGGCATTGAAGGCGCTGAGAAAGTACGGGCCAGAAGAGCCGCAGCTGTATCCGGCCGCCTTGGCATACCTCACGTCAGATCCTCGGGTGCTAGAGGAAGCCGGGCCGGATGAGTTGGCAGCCATCCTGACCAAGATTGACAAGGACGGGCTCATGGCCCCGCTACAGGTCGTTCAGACTCTTGTTGGGCAAAactctggcggcggcgtggCTACCATGGGAATGATTAAGCCATATCTTCGGGATACAATCACTCGCGAGCGCAAGGAGATTGCCCAAAACCGTAATCGGATATCCACGCTCCGCGCCGACACTGAGAAGAGACGCAGCGACTTGGAAGATCTTAGCTCGAAACCTGCCGTGTTCCAGGCTACGCGATGCTCTGATTGTGGCCAGGGGCTGGATCTCCCCGCTGTGCACTTTATGTGCAAGCACAGTTTCCATCAACGATGTCTccgtggcggcggcgaggatgacgagattGAGTGTCCCAAGTGCGCTGGCGAGAATGAGGTGATTCGCAAGATGAGGGAGGGACAGAGGGAGCGGGCAGGGCGGCACGAAATATTCAAAGCAGATCTGGAAAACAGCTCTGATCGATTTGCGACCATTTCCGAGTGGTTCTCGCGAGGCGTGATGGATGCGCAGGGCTCAACCCAGGCTTCTTGA